TGAGGGAGGGAGGCCTGGCTCAGTGGGAATGCAGGCAGGGACCTAcctgctctctgcttcctctggtgTCCCTAACATCTTGGCCTTGATCTTCTTCCGCTGCTTCCGGACAGCCACCTTCATGGCCTCAAGCAGAAGGCCGGGGACCCGGTGGTCTGTGAGCAGCTCCCTACAaaagaggggcagggagggagaaagcCCCGGTGATGCCAGCCATGGGGATGCCAGCAGTGGAGATGCCAGCCGCAGGCATCACTCCTGGTACCTGTGCACGCAGCTCTTCCCTGAACACCTGAAGCGCTCTGCCTTGCTGACACCCTCAGACCTTAGCTTAGGTGGCCCCGTGGCCCCCTCCTAGGAGAGCTGCCCTGGCTGCTGCAGCTGCGACCCTTTGCACTGTCCCTCTCCCCTGTCTGGATGACGTTGCAGGAGGGCAAGGGCTGTGCAATTCATGTCCTCCCAGTTCCCAAGGCAGGCCTTGCACATGTCACTTTGGACGGGTCAATGACTGGAGAATGATGTGGGGTGATCGGAGGCCCCCCGGCTTCCCAGCGTCCTCACCGCTGGAAGTAGGCCAGCTCCTCCTTGAGCAGGAACACTTTGGCTTTGAGTTCATTCCTCTCCTGAAGGATCTGCTCAAACTCCTCCCGACTGAAGCGGCACTGCCCTGCCTCCGAGGGGCACCCCAGCTGctgtgcagcctctgcctttggAAGGACAGGCATGGTCAGAGGGTCGCCTCGGCTGGCGCTCCCCCGCCCCAGGGCCATCATGGGAATGCTAGAGGAAGTGACGGGCCGGGAGACTTGGGGGGCAAGGGTGCCCCAACAGATAACAGAGCAGTGCTCCAGCTGAGAGTGGGGGCCGAGGCCGGCCGGGGGCGCATATCTGTCTGCCACCTCCCCGCTTCCTGGCCCACCTGCTGTGCAGCATGCAAACCTTGCCCGAGCGCCCACCGAGCGCTGGACGCTGAGTCCTGGGCTGGGTCCTTGCCTTCATACGGCACTCACCGGGTCCTCAGGGTTCCCCGGGGCGCCTGCGCCGGTGGTCGCCCATTCGGGCTCCTGTCCGTACTGGTGCCTGGGCCGCCCGGCCTGCCCCCGCGCTCGCTCTTTAGCCTGCGGAGTCGCAGCTTCGCCAGGCTGCTGGAGCTCCCTCTCGCGGTCCTGCGCGGCGCGCAGCTGGGTCTGCACTGCCGCCAGCTTGTGCCGCAGCTCAGCGTTCACCAGCAGGAGGcgctgcagctgctcctgcaaCTGGGAGCGGAGCAAAGGGTGGGGTGGGCGGGGCACCGAGGGCCTCTGgagcccgccccgccccgcgcctGCCTCTCTCCGCCCCGCCCCCggagccccgccccgcccgcgccCCGCCCCCACCGCCTCGGTCTCCTGGCCGCGCTGCCGCAGGTCGCAGTTGTGCGCCCGGAGTTCGTCACGCTGTCGGTCCGTGACCTCCTTGAGCTGCCGCAGCAGCGCGCGCTCCTCTGAGGAAGGGGCGTTCTTAGCGGCGGCGCGCGGCCcgcgggagggaggggaggacccGAGCCGGTCGCCACCCGCCCTGCCCTGGCCGGGGCTGCGCTTACCCTGTGGCCCCGCGCGCAGCTCCCTGCGGAGGCGCTCGTTCTCCTCCCGCAGCCGCCGCAGCTCCTGCTCCGCTTGCTGCGCCGACACCTGCAGCTGGGGAGACCCGAATCTCAGGCTTCGGCCCTGTCGGCCCCGTGGGTGGCAAGGGGAGGGCCGTGACTCACCGAGTCCGGGGCGGGCCCCACGGCAGCCTGTTCCAAGAGCTCCAGCGCTGGCACCACTAGCGGCACCAGCCCGGCCGCCGCCTCCGGTCCAAAACGGCGCGCCAGATCCTGCAGCTCAGTGCCCAGGGCCCCAGCTAGATGGTACACAAGCTCCGCGGCCGTTCCCGACCCCGCGGCCTCCCGAGACCCCCAGCCAGGCGCCCCAGGCGCCGCCCTCCTGGGCTCCATGTCTCCCAGAGACTTAGGGCTGcgaccccccgccccccacccccaactaggACGGGGAAAAGCCAAACAGTTCCGCCCCAGGAAGCCGTTTAGGGCGGTGTGGGCGGGGTAGAAGCGAGAAGGGTGGGGAGGAACGAGGAAGGGAGAAGGCGTGGGGAAGGGAGATAGTGCCCTAGGCCCCCTGGGCCCTGTCCTTTCTACTCCCAAGGTCACAGGAAACAGGACAGCCAACTTCCAGCCAGGCGTCTAAGAGCTGAGGCTCAGGGCTGCCAGTGGCCACTTTGGTGGCGCCCTCCCCACAGGCCCAATCCAGGCTCCGCCCGTTTGGAGTCATGGGGCCAACTTGGCAGTGGCCCGCTCCAGGCGAGAGGTGACAGGTAGGCGGCCGGTCTCTGGCCTCCGCCCGGCTGTACACAAACTGCCTGCCTGTGTTCTTGTTTTCCTGTCCAGGACTGAGACAGAAAGCTTAAAGGGCTGGGCGTGACACCACAGCCGCTCAGCACAAGCCGGAGTTCCTAGACCCGGGAAAGGGCAACTGCTCCCACAACTGTGGAAAGGAGGCGAGGGCTTCCAAGTAGTTTCGTAGAGAAAGCAGCAAATGTGGTCAAGGCAGCGGAGTGTGAAAGCCCAGCCCCGCCTCAGGTCTCCACTGAGTTCTGGGACTATCTCCCCCGAAGCCCTGAACAGGAAGGGGCCTCACACTCCTCCTTCACAGCTGAGCCCAGCACCTTGCTGTGAACCGCTCCAGTCCAGCCTCCTGTTAGACCTAAATCCAGAATTTGAgttcgggggaaaaaaaaacaaacctgcccCTGAACTCCTGTTTATACAAAatttattacaatattttattCAGGATGACAAGCCTTCAGGAGGTCAACACCACAAGCACAGACAGAGGGAAAGAGGCCAAACTGCTGAATGTCAGTGGCCTGTCTGGAGGGGCTGAGGCTGCggcctcgggaggctgaagcaggaggcagGAAACAGGCACTAGGCATACAGGTCCTCCCGGTCCGCAGAGTAAACCTCCCCCTCCTGCAGGAGAGCGAAGTTGAGGAAGTGGGAAGGCCTGTGCACCTCGTGGTAGAACTCTTTGGGGTTCGCCAGCTGCAGCTCATATTTCATGTTGGGGTCATGCCGAACACCTTCGGGGAGAAGGAAACAGCCAGTGTTAACAGGGCTCCTGCCTCATGCGGCCTGTGCCACCTCCAAGCCAGCCAGGCCCCAAGTGCAAAGGGCAATGGCCTCACCTTATCCCTACTTCTACCCCCACATCCCCAGGCTCCTCCCACCTACCCATAAAGTTGTAGTTCCATGAGGACTGGGCGGGGACCATGAAGAAGCCCAGGAAGCGGTCGGACGGCAGCATCTGCACCCTCTCGTAGTGCGAAGGCAGGTAGCCCTTGGGGTTGTTGCCCTTGTCTGTGTTCTGGCGGCCCCACTCGTAGCCACTGGGGGTCAGCTTGTAGGCCGTCAGCGTACAGGAGCCTGGTGTGAAGCTGGGGGAGGGACGGGGACCAGAGTAACAGCTCGGGCCACTGTTCTGGGCCCTGGCCTGCAATCCCTGCCCCTCCATACTTCCTCCCAAGGAGCCCAGGCCCACCTGCATGTGATGATAATGGTCTTCTCGCCATCCCAAGATGGGTTGTCAGCCATGATCTTGGCGTGGGTGGTGACATCCTGGGGTGATAACTGCGGGGACTCATTGGGCT
The sequence above is drawn from the Symphalangus syndactylus isolate Jambi chromosome 20, NHGRI_mSymSyn1-v2.1_pri, whole genome shotgun sequence genome and encodes:
- the LOC134735292 gene encoding rab-interacting lysosomal protein-like → MEPRRAAPGAPGWGSREAAGSGTAAELVYHLAGALGTELQDLARRFGPEAAAGLVPLVVPALELLEQAAVGPAPDSLQVSAQQAEQELRRLREENERLRRELRAGPQEERALLRQLKEVTDRQRDELRAHNCDLRQRGQETEALQEQLQRLLLVNAELRHKLAAVQTQLRAAQDRERELQQPGEAATPQAKERARGQAGRPRHQYGQEPEWATTGAGAPGNPEDPAEAAQQLGCPSEAGQCRFSREEFEQILQERNELKAKVFLLKEELAYFQRELLTDHRVPGLLLEAMKVAVRKQRKKIKAKMLGTPEEAESSFGLWYRGKAESSEDETSSPAPSKLGGEEEAQPQSPAPDPPCSALHEHLCLGASAAPEA